One Methylocapsa sp. D3K7 DNA window includes the following coding sequences:
- a CDS encoding MbtH family protein, whose translation MAWEEDETATYIVVVNHEEQYSIWLDYKEIPNGWRAVGKGGPKAECLAYINEVWTDMRPLSLRKQMEEAAQAAQKAGETPVQ comes from the coding sequence ATGGCTTGGGAAGAAGACGAAACAGCAACCTATATCGTCGTCGTCAATCATGAAGAGCAATATTCGATCTGGCTGGACTACAAGGAAATCCCGAATGGCTGGCGCGCCGTTGGAAAGGGCGGCCCAAAAGCAGAATGTCTTGCCTATATCAACGAAGTCTGGACCGACATGCGTCCATTGAGCCTGCGCAAACAGATGGAAGAGGCGGCACAGGCCGCGCAGAAAGCTGGTGAAACGCCAGTACAGTGA
- a CDS encoding ABC transporter ATP-binding protein: MSPQSGAPAAPIIACTSLSKIYDLGAEQVHALHGVTFSISRGEFVAIMGASGSGKSTLANLLGALDTPTSGILVIDGEPVAELSGDGLARLRNRDIGFVFQQFNLLSRMSALENVMLPLVYAPRTEGNAAARARAKLEAVGLGARLQHRPAQLSGGQQQRVAIARALINNPGIIIADEPTGALDTHTSDEIMDLFVKLHAEGLTVIVITHEPDVAAYAGRLLRFRDGELIEDVRQNASRLPAGGSKP; encoded by the coding sequence ATGTCACCACAATCCGGCGCGCCGGCGGCGCCAATCATCGCTTGCACCTCGCTCAGCAAAATCTACGACCTTGGCGCCGAGCAGGTCCATGCGTTGCACGGGGTGACCTTTAGCATTTCGCGCGGCGAGTTCGTCGCCATCATGGGAGCGTCCGGGTCAGGCAAATCGACCTTGGCCAATCTCCTTGGCGCGCTCGACACGCCAACCTCCGGCATACTCGTGATCGATGGTGAGCCAGTTGCCGAATTGTCTGGCGACGGGCTGGCGCGCTTGCGCAACCGGGACATCGGCTTTGTGTTCCAGCAATTCAATCTGCTGTCCCGGATGAGCGCGCTTGAAAATGTCATGCTGCCGCTCGTCTACGCGCCGCGAACGGAGGGGAATGCGGCGGCCCGCGCCCGCGCCAAGCTCGAAGCGGTCGGACTCGGTGCCCGCCTTCAGCACCGGCCGGCGCAGCTTTCCGGGGGTCAGCAGCAGCGGGTGGCCATCGCGCGCGCTCTTATCAACAATCCCGGCATCATCATCGCCGACGAACCGACGGGCGCGCTCGACACCCATACCTCGGATGAGATCATGGATCTTTTCGTGAAACTTCATGCCGAAGGGCTCACGGTGATCGTGATCACCCATGAACCGGACGTCGCCGCCTACGCCGGGCGCCTGTTGCGTTTTCGTGATGGCGAACTCATCGAGGACGTGCGCCAAAATGCCTCCCGGTTGCCCGCTGGGGGCTCCAAGCCATGA
- a CDS encoding PepSY-associated TM helix domain-containing protein, protein MRRFWVFLHRWAGLLMAGFLIVVGITGSLLAFNSELERLISPQLYAAPKPGAVPLDAAALALRAEALVPKGQVYSVSFAEPDQVLVTIIPREGSETGDNTLGFNQLFLDPYTGDELGRRAWGDLSQGWINLMPFIYSLHFKLALGLTGFWIMGIVALVWTLDCFIGVYLTLPAGIGNFWRHWKPAWLVKWRAGAFRINFDLHRAGGLWLWAMLLIFAWSSVYMNLTDTVYSWVTQAILDYRPAGTGLPDLPRPNETPRLDWRAALSAGERLMAKQAEIHGFTVERPMGFSFDSGKGLYSYKVRGGRDIQDRRGNTEILFDADSGELRQLILPSGQYAGNTVTSWLYALHEANVFGMPYRIFVSVLGLAITMLSCTGIYIWWKKRGARKFSASRRGDVGAPGKRFAALAFVRGCWKSRSGTSNIAR, encoded by the coding sequence ATGCGCCGCTTTTGGGTGTTCCTCCATCGCTGGGCGGGACTGCTGATGGCGGGCTTCCTTATCGTCGTTGGAATCACTGGCAGCCTGCTCGCCTTCAACAGCGAGCTGGAGCGGCTGATCAGCCCGCAGCTCTATGCCGCGCCAAAACCGGGCGCGGTACCGCTCGACGCGGCGGCGCTTGCCTTGCGCGCCGAGGCCTTGGTCCCGAAGGGGCAGGTCTATTCGGTCTCCTTCGCCGAGCCGGATCAGGTGCTTGTGACGATCATCCCGCGCGAGGGGTCCGAAACTGGAGACAACACGCTCGGCTTCAACCAGCTTTTCCTCGATCCTTATACTGGCGACGAGCTTGGCCGCCGCGCCTGGGGGGATCTCTCGCAAGGCTGGATCAATCTGATGCCGTTCATCTATAGCCTGCACTTCAAATTGGCGCTCGGCCTCACCGGTTTCTGGATCATGGGCATCGTTGCGTTGGTTTGGACGCTGGATTGCTTCATCGGAGTCTATCTCACGCTGCCAGCTGGCATCGGCAACTTTTGGCGGCATTGGAAACCCGCCTGGCTCGTCAAATGGAGGGCGGGCGCCTTCCGGATCAATTTCGATCTGCACCGCGCCGGCGGCTTGTGGCTGTGGGCAATGCTGCTCATCTTCGCCTGGTCGAGCGTCTACATGAATCTGACGGACACGGTTTATAGCTGGGTCACGCAGGCGATTCTCGACTACCGGCCTGCCGGAACGGGGCTGCCCGATCTTCCTCGGCCCAATGAGACCCCGCGTCTCGATTGGCGCGCCGCGCTTTCGGCCGGTGAGCGGCTGATGGCCAAGCAAGCGGAGATCCACGGCTTCACGGTCGAGCGCCCGATGGGGTTCTCCTTTGACTCGGGAAAGGGACTCTACAGCTACAAGGTGCGTGGTGGCCGCGACATACAGGACCGGCGCGGCAACACGGAAATTTTGTTCGACGCCGATTCGGGTGAGTTGCGGCAGCTGATCTTACCGAGCGGGCAATACGCGGGCAATACGGTCACAAGCTGGCTCTACGCCTTGCACGAAGCGAATGTCTTCGGCATGCCTTACCGCATTTTTGTAAGCGTGCTTGGGCTCGCCATCACCATGCTGTCTTGCACCGGAATTTATATCTGGTGGAAAAAACGCGGTGCGCGAAAATTTTCCGCTTCGCGGCGGGGCGACGTGGGCGCCCCTGGCAAGCGCTTCGCGGCGTTGGCCTTCGTCAGGGGGTGCTGGAAGAGCCGTTCCGGGACATCAAATATCGCCCGGTAG
- a CDS encoding TonB-dependent siderophore receptor, whose translation MLKMKLILLASVAVLPLAQAFAQTADQPAAAGGAIALPTVEVTATDGGGEGGGAGNGPPESPGEKAGYSAPSIQQSTTKIAVPTFDLPIAIQTVPEQVIIDQNAVNIQDALENVSGVRSSNNNIEGYVFNIRGFNSFNVLRDGLLIGVAIPQSYDTANLQSVDVLKGPASFLFGRADPGGVINLVTKKPLDTPYYSIEQQMGSFNMLRSVWDLTGPVDIPDLDKGAVSYRFSGSYQDGGQWVDFTETRSLLLAPSITWKIDPSTKLTVEAQYNREDGRSNTGQPAIGAFPANIPVSRSFLDPNEPQDTVRSSLISYNFRHEFDNNWAITNRFLAARATIEKTDLTGNCFFFQDPAAPAPCVVAGNTLPAYMLDRGITYQKLTGTNYSANLDLTGKFYVANVRNDVLIGTDYFYSFYNYVLSGNGDFPINIYNPVYGTVPYWEFASAATMAWSGTSGFRSFSSNQQRDLGIYAQDSITLFDNLHILVGGRYDLADVRSGNSNNFTGAGNFAEASANFDANPDQHNQAFSPRIGVNYQPVPWLGFYGSYTKSFGAANGLSNNNLPLPPEIAEGWEGGVKTELLDHRLTTTLAFFTITKSNVLTSTDPFNPIAESRPIGQVRSQGVELDALGKLTNEISIIASYAHLDTKVIKDTVPDPLDPFAGGLLGLTPGGVAPNSGSLFLAYEFPAVSMFHGWRAGGGVYAVGDRWGDNQDTFILPAYARLDAFAAYKAVFGPTRWTAQVNLQNIANTNYYPGTDFFFNNAPRFGIYTGTPRAVTVSLKVEY comes from the coding sequence ATGTTAAAAATGAAACTCATCCTTCTCGCCAGCGTGGCGGTACTTCCGCTCGCCCAGGCGTTCGCCCAAACAGCCGATCAGCCTGCCGCTGCAGGTGGTGCCATTGCTCTGCCCACCGTCGAGGTCACCGCCACGGACGGCGGCGGTGAAGGCGGGGGGGCAGGGAACGGACCGCCAGAAAGCCCTGGGGAAAAGGCTGGCTACAGCGCCCCGTCCATCCAGCAAAGCACCACCAAGATCGCGGTACCAACTTTCGATCTTCCGATCGCGATCCAGACGGTGCCGGAGCAGGTCATCATCGATCAGAACGCCGTCAACATTCAGGACGCGCTCGAAAATGTCAGCGGTGTGCGCTCGAGCAACAACAACATCGAAGGGTATGTCTTTAACATTCGCGGCTTTAACAGCTTCAATGTGCTCCGCGACGGCCTGTTGATTGGGGTGGCCATTCCCCAATCCTACGATACCGCCAATCTGCAAAGCGTGGATGTCTTAAAAGGTCCCGCCTCCTTTCTGTTTGGCCGCGCCGATCCTGGCGGCGTGATCAATTTGGTGACCAAGAAGCCCCTAGACACTCCTTACTACAGTATCGAGCAGCAGATGGGCTCGTTCAATATGTTGCGCTCGGTGTGGGATCTCACCGGCCCGGTTGACATTCCGGATCTGGACAAAGGTGCCGTAAGCTACCGGTTTTCAGGCAGCTATCAAGATGGCGGCCAATGGGTGGACTTCACGGAGACCCGGAGCCTTTTGCTGGCGCCGTCCATCACCTGGAAGATCGACCCCTCGACGAAACTGACGGTCGAGGCGCAGTACAATCGCGAGGATGGGCGAAGCAACACCGGCCAGCCCGCGATCGGCGCGTTCCCCGCCAACATTCCGGTGAGCCGGTCGTTCCTGGATCCCAACGAGCCGCAGGATACGGTCCGCAGCTCGCTTATCAGTTATAATTTCAGGCATGAGTTCGACAATAATTGGGCCATCACCAACCGGTTCCTCGCGGCAAGAGCCACAATCGAAAAAACCGATTTGACCGGGAATTGCTTTTTCTTCCAGGACCCAGCAGCCCCGGCTCCTTGCGTCGTAGCGGGCAATACATTGCCTGCTTATATGCTCGATCGAGGCATTACCTATCAAAAATTGACGGGCACGAATTATTCCGCGAATCTCGATCTGACCGGCAAGTTCTATGTGGCAAATGTCCGCAACGATGTTTTGATTGGCACCGACTATTTCTACAGCTTCTATAACTATGTGCTTTCGGGCAACGGAGATTTCCCGATCAACATCTACAATCCGGTCTATGGCACGGTGCCGTATTGGGAGTTTGCCTCCGCCGCCACCATGGCGTGGTCGGGGACGTCTGGCTTCAGGTCCTTTAGTAGCAACCAGCAGAGGGATCTTGGCATCTATGCGCAAGATTCCATCACTCTCTTCGATAATCTCCATATTTTGGTGGGCGGCCGCTACGATTTGGCTGATGTACGGTCCGGGAATTCCAATAATTTTACGGGCGCCGGAAATTTTGCCGAAGCCTCCGCGAATTTTGATGCAAATCCGGACCAGCACAATCAGGCATTCAGCCCGCGCATCGGTGTGAATTATCAACCCGTGCCTTGGCTCGGTTTCTATGGCAGCTATACCAAGTCGTTTGGAGCGGCCAATGGCCTCTCGAACAACAACCTGCCGCTCCCACCGGAAATCGCGGAAGGATGGGAAGGCGGTGTCAAGACCGAGCTGCTCGATCACAGGCTGACAACGACGCTTGCCTTCTTCACCATCACGAAAAGCAATGTCTTGACGTCGACGGATCCCTTCAATCCAATCGCTGAATCGCGGCCGATTGGCCAAGTGCGCAGCCAGGGTGTCGAACTCGATGCGCTGGGCAAGCTCACCAACGAGATCAGCATCATCGCCAGCTATGCGCATCTCGATACGAAGGTGATCAAGGACACCGTTCCGGACCCTCTCGACCCGTTCGCAGGCGGTTTGCTTGGCTTGACGCCTGGGGGTGTTGCGCCGAACTCCGGCAGCCTGTTCCTCGCCTATGAGTTTCCAGCCGTCTCCATGTTTCATGGCTGGCGCGCGGGCGGCGGTGTCTATGCCGTGGGCGACCGGTGGGGAGATAACCAGGACACCTTTATTCTTCCGGCCTACGCGCGCCTCGACGCTTTTGCGGCCTACAAAGCCGTCTTCGGCCCGACGCGCTGGACCGCGCAAGTCAATCTGCAGAACATCGCCAACACGAACTATTACCCGGGCACCGATTTCTTTTTCAACAACGCGCCGAGATTTGGGATCTACACCGGCACGCCGCGTGCCGTCACCGTGTCGCTCAAAGTGGAGTACTGA
- a CDS encoding glycosyltransferase, whose product MSTIVIFILPNPGGLYATLGLANHLLSRGHDVHYFGFADSKAAVHAQGFPFTAIFEGHFPKGFLLETETLETLPPGLAAFRAQRKFIGRINAFIEDLLTRGGEILQDSLMRLAPDLVIFASADKWMEWPAFVTSAKGLTCVYFHDSLSPAVGSGLPPISSPLVPTGTRRSRWKISTAWWRVRCEERLRSVIARALGLYLDFDGIRFRFALRYGYPLDLCLTDRQAPGLTELVAWPRALEFAHAEMPQRVYIGTSLALHRPDEPFPWDRLDETRPLFYCALGSLVWFGKERYRRFFQTIIEVARSRPHRQWVIATGAGLNPEDLEYSLSDIVIVKKAPQLEILRRAHLMVTHGGANTIKECAFMGVPMISFPLGYDHPGNTARMVYHGLGLHGDIKKLSVSYLEGLILAIEQSTAIRENVPRIRDILHQEQEAGLLAPIMDSLLTKKIYPRR is encoded by the coding sequence ATGTCAACGATCGTTATTTTTATTTTGCCCAACCCAGGCGGTCTTTACGCGACGCTAGGTCTTGCCAACCATCTCCTTAGCCGCGGGCATGATGTTCACTATTTTGGCTTTGCCGACTCAAAGGCGGCTGTTCATGCTCAGGGTTTCCCGTTTACGGCCATTTTTGAAGGTCATTTTCCCAAAGGTTTTTTACTCGAAACCGAAACTCTTGAGACCCTTCCACCCGGTCTGGCCGCATTTCGGGCACAACGAAAATTTATCGGCCGCATCAATGCCTTCATCGAAGACCTCCTGACGCGCGGTGGAGAAATCCTACAAGACAGTCTCATGCGGCTGGCGCCAGATCTCGTCATATTCGCATCCGCCGACAAATGGATGGAATGGCCCGCCTTCGTTACCAGCGCCAAAGGTTTAACCTGCGTCTATTTTCATGATTCTCTTTCGCCCGCCGTCGGCTCCGGTCTACCGCCCATTTCTAGTCCGCTAGTCCCGACGGGAACTCGGCGCTCCCGGTGGAAAATCTCAACTGCTTGGTGGCGGGTGCGGTGCGAAGAGCGGCTCCGGTCCGTTATCGCACGGGCTCTAGGGCTCTACCTTGATTTCGATGGAATTAGGTTCCGGTTCGCATTGCGCTACGGCTACCCTCTCGACTTGTGCCTCACGGACCGGCAAGCGCCTGGGCTGACCGAACTCGTCGCGTGGCCGCGCGCTTTGGAGTTCGCTCATGCGGAAATGCCACAGCGAGTTTACATCGGCACATCGCTCGCGCTTCATCGCCCGGACGAACCATTTCCGTGGGATCGCCTCGACGAAACACGGCCGCTCTTTTATTGCGCCTTGGGAAGTCTCGTTTGGTTCGGAAAAGAAAGATATCGAAGGTTTTTCCAGACCATTATCGAAGTTGCCCGCTCGCGGCCCCACAGACAATGGGTGATCGCGACGGGTGCTGGTCTGAACCCTGAGGATCTTGAGTATTCGTTATCCGATATCGTGATTGTCAAGAAAGCACCTCAATTGGAGATCCTGCGACGGGCGCATTTGATGGTTACGCACGGCGGCGCCAACACGATCAAGGAATGCGCTTTTATGGGTGTCCCCATGATCTCTTTCCCGCTGGGATACGACCATCCCGGAAACACAGCGCGCATGGTCTATCATGGTCTCGGGCTGCACGGCGACATTAAGAAATTGAGCGTTTCTTATCTCGAGGGGTTGATCCTCGCAATCGAGCAAAGCACGGCAATTCGCGAGAATGTACCGCGGATAAGGGACATCCTGCACCAGGAACAGGAAGCCGGTCTTTTGGCGCCGATCATGGACTCTTTGCTTACGAAAAAAATATATCCCCGAAGATGA
- a CDS encoding ABC transporter permease: MTPAALLSEAVTSLRLNALRSALTAIGVIIGVAGIIVLGAAGGGAEKMVEKQLSAMGADTLIASPIKVTNAGQRGPVVQLTDEDVRAIAERVPDVRHISREVDGNVTIIAGNKSWTPQYWGVDAAYADVFNVTTSEGRFFEEREVRSGAKVIVLGATVAEKLFGSGSPVDQMVRMGGVPMQVIGVRSQLGSVGGQDFDNHVIVPITTARSRLPQEDRASAHQLNLIDMKVAPDADRGATKDTILALLRQRKHIHEGEQDRFDMFDPTQFVELMNATQTTLSWLLAATAAISLVVGGVGIMNIMLVSVTERTHEIGLRMAIGARKRDILAQFLTEAVVLCLAAGAVGFALGVAGGYGVAQVAGWPLIIGPSSVVIAVLSSVGVGVLFGYLPARRAAALNPIDALRRE, from the coding sequence ATGACACCGGCCGCTTTGCTCTCCGAGGCGGTCACTTCGCTGCGACTCAACGCGCTGCGCAGCGCACTCACCGCCATTGGTGTCATCATAGGTGTCGCGGGCATCATTGTTCTTGGAGCGGCCGGTGGCGGCGCCGAGAAGATGGTCGAGAAACAGCTCTCCGCAATGGGTGCCGACACTCTGATCGCAAGCCCAATCAAGGTGACCAATGCCGGTCAGCGGGGCCCTGTCGTGCAGCTGACCGACGAGGATGTGAGGGCCATCGCAGAGCGTGTCCCGGATGTCCGCCATATTTCCAGGGAAGTCGATGGAAATGTTACGATCATTGCTGGCAACAAGAGCTGGACTCCCCAATATTGGGGTGTCGATGCCGCATATGCTGATGTGTTTAACGTGACGACATCGGAGGGCCGGTTCTTCGAGGAACGAGAGGTGCGGTCGGGAGCCAAGGTCATCGTACTTGGCGCAACAGTTGCGGAAAAACTGTTCGGGTCCGGGTCACCGGTTGACCAAATGGTGCGCATGGGCGGGGTACCTATGCAGGTCATTGGCGTGCGTTCACAACTCGGATCTGTTGGCGGACAAGATTTTGACAATCACGTTATCGTTCCGATTACGACGGCCCGCTCGCGCTTGCCGCAAGAGGATAGGGCCTCGGCGCATCAGCTCAATTTGATCGATATGAAAGTCGCGCCGGACGCGGACCGGGGGGCCACCAAGGATACGATCCTGGCGCTGCTGCGCCAGCGCAAGCATATCCATGAGGGCGAGCAAGACAGGTTCGATATGTTCGATCCAACACAGTTTGTCGAGCTGATGAATGCCACGCAAACGACGCTTAGTTGGCTGCTCGCGGCGACAGCGGCAATTTCGCTCGTCGTGGGTGGGGTTGGCATTATGAATATCATGCTGGTGTCGGTCACCGAGCGCACGCACGAGATTGGTCTTCGCATGGCGATCGGCGCCCGCAAGCGCGATATTCTCGCGCAATTTTTGACTGAAGCCGTCGTGCTCTGTCTTGCAGCAGGCGCCGTGGGGTTCGCTCTTGGTGTCGCTGGCGGCTATGGGGTGGCGCAGGTGGCGGGCTGGCCCTTGATTATTGGACCGTCGAGCGTGGTCATAGCGGTTTTGTCTTCCGTTGGGGTTGGAGTTCTCTTCGGCTATCTCCCGGCGCGCCGGGCCGCGGCGCTCAATCCGATTGATGCGCTACGGCGTGAATAA
- a CDS encoding cyclic peptide export ABC transporter — protein MVEFLPAALMPLFGTFGRLPGVSQRAFLGSVFFGLAAGGSSTGLLMLINDTLARGQRAGTVSLAAFLGLCLLMLVAGVVSEVLILRLTQNNLFDLRLWISRRILSAPLSQLQSCGAPRLMAALTDDISSVAHAHQALPVLFIEGSIALGGLIYVGSLSPALLVILLLLLAVGLSIFFVTQRWSLHWVRLARDADDALFGHFRALTEGCKELKMNARRRGAFLDEELSVTANIIRTRFNTGLTIFIVGAHASKLLFFIAIGLALFVPPLFQNSPADTVTGWTLSILFIMGPISTIVNTIPALGQGLVALRKLEALGFSMSEEPLIGNEDKSSVAPVVPGVLELSGVRYSYRSETERSEFTLGPLDLRIEPGELIFMTGGNGSGKTTFAFLLLGLFVADKGEIRLNGNPIAGNQWDVFRQNFAVVFANAFNFDSLLGYHDANSLARAGNFLKEFQLDHKLTIKDGCFSTVDLSRGQRKRLALLTAFIEDRPFYLFDEWAAEQDPIFREIFYTKILSQLKARGKTVIVITHDERYYPVADRLLRLDSGKIEETPVHGSTPSSGSIRRVSCS, from the coding sequence ATGGTTGAGTTCTTACCAGCAGCTTTAATGCCATTGTTTGGGACCTTCGGCAGGCTGCCGGGTGTGTCACAGCGTGCTTTCCTTGGGTCCGTCTTCTTCGGCCTTGCCGCCGGAGGCAGCAGCACCGGCCTGCTGATGCTCATTAACGACACTCTGGCAAGGGGGCAACGAGCGGGAACGGTATCCCTTGCCGCCTTCCTTGGCCTTTGCCTGCTCATGCTCGTGGCGGGCGTCGTTTCCGAAGTTCTGATTCTACGCCTGACCCAGAACAATCTCTTCGATTTACGCCTCTGGATCAGCCGCCGGATCCTCTCCGCGCCGCTCTCGCAGCTGCAATCTTGCGGCGCCCCCCGCCTCATGGCAGCGTTGACGGACGACATCTCAAGTGTCGCGCATGCGCACCAGGCGCTACCCGTGCTTTTCATCGAGGGTTCGATCGCGCTGGGCGGTTTGATCTATGTCGGTTCCCTGTCTCCCGCTTTGCTGGTGATCCTTCTGCTTTTGCTTGCCGTTGGTCTGAGTATCTTTTTTGTCACCCAGCGCTGGTCTTTACATTGGGTCCGCCTCGCGCGAGACGCCGATGATGCTTTATTCGGGCATTTTCGGGCATTAACCGAAGGTTGCAAGGAGCTGAAGATGAATGCCCGCCGCCGGGGGGCGTTTCTGGACGAGGAACTCAGCGTTACGGCCAACATAATCCGGACTCGTTTCAACACGGGCCTAACGATCTTCATTGTGGGAGCGCATGCCAGCAAACTCTTGTTTTTTATAGCCATCGGCCTCGCTCTTTTTGTTCCTCCCCTGTTTCAAAACTCTCCGGCGGACACCGTAACCGGATGGACTCTGTCGATCCTTTTCATCATGGGGCCAATCTCGACCATCGTAAATACGATTCCAGCCCTAGGGCAAGGATTGGTCGCGCTCCGCAAACTCGAGGCACTTGGCTTCTCAATGTCCGAGGAGCCGCTCATCGGAAATGAAGACAAATCTTCAGTAGCGCCCGTGGTACCCGGGGTCCTCGAACTTTCAGGAGTCCGTTATAGCTATCGATCAGAAACCGAACGATCTGAGTTCACGCTTGGCCCTCTTGATCTACGGATCGAACCAGGAGAACTGATTTTTATGACCGGTGGCAACGGTAGCGGCAAGACAACGTTTGCATTTCTTCTTCTTGGCCTGTTTGTCGCAGATAAAGGAGAAATCAGACTGAATGGCAACCCAATAGCTGGGAATCAATGGGATGTGTTCCGCCAGAATTTCGCGGTGGTCTTTGCCAACGCTTTCAACTTCGATTCGTTGCTTGGCTATCATGACGCGAACTCACTCGCGCGTGCCGGCAATTTTCTCAAAGAATTTCAGCTGGACCACAAACTAACTATAAAGGATGGATGTTTTTCGACCGTCGATTTGTCCCGTGGCCAACGCAAAAGACTGGCGCTATTGACCGCTTTTATCGAGGACCGGCCGTTCTATCTTTTTGACGAGTGGGCGGCAGAACAGGACCCTATCTTCCGGGAAATTTTTTACACGAAAATACTTTCTCAACTTAAGGCGCGTGGCAAAACGGTCATCGTAATAACCCACGATGAACGTTATTATCCCGTTGCCGACCGTTTGCTTCGGCTCGATTCCGGAAAAATCGAGGAGACGCCGGTACATGGTTCGACCCCGTCCAGCGGAAGCATACGCCGGGTTTCCTGCTCATAG
- a CDS encoding diaminobutyrate--2-oxoglutarate transaminase yields the protein MDASGILRPREDREEKPELRSVLTEKAYDQNPFYTSFDNTYLKHQNAIESNARTYPRRLPVALKTGRGILVTDTEGREYIDCLSGAGTLALGHNHPVVVEAIRKALEDEVPFQTLDLPTPVKERFIGELFATLPADFSADAKIQFCGPSGADAVEAAIKLVKTATGRRGLLSFHGSYHGMTIGALSLTGDITAKAAISGLLPEVQFLPYPSDYRCPFGIGGDSGQQAIAHYIETLLDDPSSGIPAPAAMILEVVQGEGGINPAPCVWLRKIRDLTKRLGIVLIVDEVQTGLGRTGSLFAFQRAGITPDVVVLSKAIGGGQPLAVIVYHRDLDLWKPGAHAGTFRGNQFGFAAGAATIRHIRLNRLDQHAESMGNRLMHELARIASTTPSLGDVRGRGLMIGVEVIDPDGKRRGFEPPPPCPEMARRIQLNCLRHGLILELAGRSGSVIRFLPPLIVTGDQIDEIANRFERAVQTSESQRTTVE from the coding sequence ATGGATGCGTCAGGGATTTTACGTCCACGGGAGGATCGTGAAGAAAAGCCAGAGTTACGATCTGTACTGACCGAGAAAGCCTATGATCAGAATCCTTTCTACACATCTTTTGATAATACTTACCTTAAGCATCAGAATGCAATCGAATCCAATGCCAGGACCTATCCGCGGCGGCTGCCGGTCGCACTGAAGACGGGCCGCGGCATCCTCGTCACGGACACCGAAGGCCGCGAATATATCGACTGCCTTTCAGGGGCTGGCACGCTCGCCCTTGGCCATAACCATCCCGTCGTCGTGGAGGCTATCCGCAAGGCCCTGGAAGATGAAGTGCCGTTTCAAACGCTTGACCTTCCAACTCCAGTCAAGGAACGGTTCATCGGCGAATTGTTCGCGACCCTTCCTGCGGATTTTTCGGCGGATGCTAAAATTCAGTTCTGCGGCCCCTCGGGAGCCGATGCGGTCGAGGCGGCAATCAAACTCGTCAAGACAGCGACGGGACGGCGGGGCCTGCTGAGTTTTCACGGCTCGTATCATGGGATGACGATTGGAGCTCTCAGCCTCACCGGCGACATCACGGCGAAAGCTGCCATATCCGGACTTTTACCGGAAGTCCAATTCCTCCCCTACCCTTCAGACTACCGCTGCCCATTCGGCATTGGCGGAGACTCGGGGCAGCAAGCCATTGCTCATTATATTGAGACGCTACTGGATGACCCTAGTAGTGGTATCCCGGCGCCAGCAGCGATGATCCTTGAAGTGGTTCAGGGTGAGGGCGGTATAAATCCCGCACCCTGCGTGTGGTTGCGGAAGATCCGCGACCTGACCAAGCGTCTTGGAATTGTTCTTATCGTGGATGAAGTCCAGACGGGCCTCGGACGCACTGGTAGCCTCTTTGCATTCCAACGCGCCGGCATAACGCCCGACGTCGTCGTACTCTCCAAGGCGATCGGTGGAGGTCAGCCTCTCGCGGTCATCGTTTACCATCGCGACCTCGACCTCTGGAAACCAGGCGCGCACGCCGGCACATTTCGCGGCAATCAATTCGGATTTGCGGCTGGAGCCGCGACCATTCGGCACATTCGCCTCAACAGACTGGATCAACACGCCGAGAGCATGGGAAATCGTCTGATGCATGAGCTCGCCCGGATCGCGTCGACTACGCCCTCGCTTGGCGATGTGCGCGGTCGGGGGCTGATGATCGGCGTCGAAGTTATTGATCCAGATGGCAAGAGGCGTGGATTCGAGCCTCCCCCACCCTGCCCGGAAATGGCTCGAAGGATTCAACTCAACTGCCTCCGGCATGGCTTAATCTTGGAACTCGCGGGCAGGTCCGGAAGCGTCATCAGGTTTTTGCCGCCCTTGATAGTCACCGGCGACCAGATTGATGAGATCGCAAACCGTTTTGAGAGGGCCGTGCAGACATCGGAATCGCAGAGAACAACAGTTGAATAG
- a CDS encoding DUF2946 family protein yields the protein MFRPVTKTAMRLRAVLPIALAYLLAINGVLGGFGTASGQSIERDQGSSFANVICAAAAAASDIGGDAGAPGKAHTHQAHHCVLCGVGAHGSTPGHSVILPAFAPLPERLPGEAIPSTRSNAAPPFDTGFMSSRSPRAPPLTV from the coding sequence ATGTTCCGGCCCGTGACAAAAACAGCTATGCGCCTGCGTGCGGTTTTGCCAATCGCACTCGCCTATCTGCTTGCGATCAACGGGGTTCTCGGCGGCTTCGGGACCGCCTCGGGTCAATCGATCGAGCGCGACCAGGGTTCGTCTTTTGCCAATGTCATCTGCGCGGCGGCGGCGGCGGCTTCCGACATAGGCGGAGACGCAGGCGCGCCAGGCAAGGCTCACACGCATCAGGCGCATCATTGCGTCCTCTGCGGAGTGGGCGCGCATGGTTCCACGCCCGGCCATTCCGTTATTCTTCCGGCCTTCGCACCGTTGCCAGAACGTTTGCCTGGCGAGGCAATACCATCCACTCGCTCGAATGCGGCACCGCCGTTCGATACCGGCTTTATGAGCAGCCGGTCCCCCCGTGCACCTCCCCTGACAGTTTGA